GTGCTTTTGCAAGATCAAGCAAGGCAAACAAATGCGCTAGGCTCGAATGCACTCCAGCATCAGAGCAAAGCCCCATCAGATGCAGTTTAGATTTTTTGGAAACAACTTCTTGGCAAGCCTTAAGAAAATGTGGATTGTGAAAAAATTCGCCTGACGCAATAGACTTATTAATGCGCGTAAGGTCTTGATAGACAATGCGGCCAGCGCCGATATTCAAATGACCTACTTCAGAATTTCCCATGGTTTGATCTGGCAAACCAACATCTTCACCACAAGTGCGCAAAAAACAATGAGGGTAGGTTTTCCAGAGACGATCGAAGCAAGGTGTCTTCGCGGCCAGAACAGCATTGCCTTTGCTGTCTTCACGCCATCCCCAACCATCCAAAATCATCAACATAACTGGTGCTTGTTTCATGGTCTCCCCAAACAATTCTCTGTTTTGTCATCCCACACTTTTTTTCTCTTCGAAGATTGTTTTTTCGGCATCGCTCCAAAGGCTTTCGATTTGATAGAAAGCCCTGTCTTCTTCGTGGAAAACATGAACGACCACATTTCCGTAATCCAGCAAAACCCAATGACCTTTGTCTTCGCCTTCGATGCTGATGGTTTTTTCACCTTTATCGCGGAGTTCTTTTCTAATGCTGTCTGCAATGGAACGCACTTGTCTATCCGAAGTTCCACTGCACACTACAAAATAGTCTGAAATACTACTGAGCTTTCCAATTTCAAGCATCACAATATTTTCTGCTTTTTTATCTGAGGCAACCGTTGCTATAGCTTGCGCCAATTCACTCGAGCTCATTGTTTTTTTCTTCACTTTTTTTCTCCAAGTACTTTCGTATGGTTTCTTTTAGTTCAGCAATACCTTCTTTTGTTGCAGCCGAAATCAACAACACAGGACTGGAAGATATTTTCTCAAATTCTTTTTTATATTCCAAAAGTTCTTCTTCAAGGTAAGCATCTTTTTTACTTAAGCAAATAATTTCAGGTCTGTCTAAGAGTTCTTTTTGATACGATTTTAATTCGTTGCGCAAAATCTGATAATTTTTCACTGGATCTGGATGAGCAGGATCTGCAATGTCCACCAGATGCACAAATACTTTGGTGCGTTCAACATGTCGCAAAAACTGAATTCCCATCCCAATTCCTTCGGCAGCTCCTTCGATGAGCCCCGGGATATCCGCAAC
The Deltaproteobacteria bacterium CG11_big_fil_rev_8_21_14_0_20_42_23 genome window above contains:
- the rsfS gene encoding ribosome silencing factor; protein product: MSSSELAQAIATVASDKKAENIVMLEIGKLSSISDYFVVCSGTSDRQVRSIADSIRKELRDKGEKTISIEGEDKGHWVLLDYGNVVVHVFHEEDRAFYQIESLWSDAEKTIFEEKKSVG